The Fusobacterium perfoetens ATCC 29250 genome contains a region encoding:
- a CDS encoding branched-chain amino acid ABC transporter permease encodes MDLSTLVQHIINGISLGSLYALIAIGYTMVYGILLLINFAHGDIFMMAGYFMIFSVINFGLPFFIAIPLVLILTVLLGIILERTAYRPLRNAPRMSIMISAIGASYFLENLATYLFTGVPKRYPEITWLTKIVTFGDVSFQVVTIITPIVTMILLFGLMTLVNKTKVGMAMRAASKDYEAARLMGIKINWIIGITFVIGSFLAAIGSILWGSKYPSVYPLVGMMPGLKCFIAAVFGGIGNIPGAVLGGLTLGLGEALLVAFIPSMTGYRDAFAFILLIIILIVKPNGLLGEKVTDKV; translated from the coding sequence ATGGACCTATCAACACTTGTACAACATATTATAAATGGTATTTCATTGGGAAGTCTTTATGCTCTTATAGCAATAGGATATACAATGGTATACGGAATTTTATTACTTATAAATTTTGCTCATGGAGATATTTTTATGATGGCAGGTTATTTTATGATATTTTCAGTAATAAATTTTGGTTTACCATTTTTTATAGCTATTCCTTTAGTATTAATATTAACAGTATTATTAGGGATAATATTGGAAAGAACAGCTTATAGACCTCTTAGAAATGCTCCAAGAATGTCGATAATGATATCAGCTATAGGAGCTTCTTATTTTTTAGAGAATTTAGCTACATATTTATTTACAGGAGTACCAAAAAGATATCCAGAAATTACTTGGTTAACAAAAATAGTTACTTTTGGTGATGTTTCTTTTCAAGTAGTTACAATAATAACTCCTATAGTAACAATGATTTTGTTATTTGGATTGATGACATTAGTTAATAAAACAAAGGTTGGTATGGCCATGAGAGCAGCCTCTAAAGATTATGAGGCAGCTAGATTAATGGGAATAAAAATAAATTGGATAATAGGAATAACTTTTGTAATAGGGTCATTTTTAGCAGCAATTGGTTCTATATTATGGGGAAGCAAATATCCAAGTGTTTATCCTTTAGTAGGAATGATGCCAGGATTAAAATGTTTTATAGCAGCTGTTTTTGGAGGAATAGGAAATATTCCAGGAGCTGTATTAGGAGGATTAACTTTAGGATTAGGTGAGGCTTTATTAGTGGCTTTTATACCTAGTATGACAGGATATCGTGATGCATTTGCTTTCATATTATTAATTATAATATTAATAGTTAAACCTAATGGATTATTAGGTGAAAAAGTAACTGATAAGGTGTGA
- a CDS encoding ABC transporter ATP-binding protein — protein sequence MNNELLKITNLSVTYGGIEAVKDISFSVPEGKIVTLIGSNGAGKSSTLRSIVGLEKPKTGKIVFDGLILNNFTTDEIVGEGITLVPEGRRVFDNLTVEENLKIGAYLRKDSIKEDLEWVYGIFPRLKERLWQKAGTLSGGEQQMLAIGRALMLRPKLIMMDEPSLGLAPIVVQEVFKIIKDISKQGVTILLVEQNANQALKVADIGYVMATGKIVMKGSGKELLDNEEIKEAYLGKKK from the coding sequence ATGAATAATGAATTATTAAAAATAACAAATTTAAGTGTAACTTATGGTGGGATTGAAGCTGTTAAGGATATAAGTTTTTCTGTACCAGAGGGAAAAATTGTGACTTTAATAGGAAGTAATGGAGCTGGAAAAAGTTCTACTCTTAGGTCAATTGTAGGACTGGAAAAACCCAAAACAGGAAAAATAGTTTTTGATGGATTAATATTAAATAATTTTACAACTGATGAGATAGTTGGCGAAGGTATAACATTAGTTCCAGAGGGAAGAAGAGTTTTTGATAATTTAACTGTAGAAGAAAATTTAAAAATAGGAGCTTATTTAAGAAAAGATTCTATAAAAGAGGATTTAGAATGGGTATATGGAATATTTCCTAGATTAAAAGAACGTTTATGGCAAAAAGCTGGAACTTTATCAGGTGGAGAACAACAAATGTTGGCTATAGGTAGAGCCTTAATGCTTAGACCTAAACTAATAATGATGGATGAGCCGTCTCTTGGATTAGCTCCCATTGTTGTTCAAGAAGTTTTTAAAATAATAAAAGATATAAGTAAACAAGGTGTAACTATTTTGTTGGTAGAACAAAATGCTAATCAAGCCTTAAAAGTAGCTGATATAGGTTATGTTATGGCTACAGGAAAAATAGTTATGAAAGGAAGTGGAAAAGAATTATTAGATAATGAAGAAATTAAAGAAGCTTATTTAGGAAAGAAAAAATAA
- a CDS encoding ABC transporter ATP-binding protein: MSVLRLNDITMQFGGVVAVNNLSLNVEKGEIVALIGPNGAGKTTAFNVITGVYSPTNGEISFNDNCIISNFPKGNMKKNYRGENLGKYTKTIEYTPDKITKLGIARTFQNIRLFKNLTVFENVLIATHMRSKANLVSAIFRLNYKEEKKNREETLKLLEIVGLLSVKDEIASSLPYGKQRRLEIARALATKPELLLLDEPAAGMNPQETNELTKFIKDIKEKFDLTVFMIEHHMDLVMEISDRIYVLDFGKLIASGTPKEIQNNKRVIEAYLGVENE, encoded by the coding sequence ATGAGTGTACTAAGATTAAATGATATAACAATGCAATTTGGAGGAGTAGTAGCAGTAAATAACTTATCCTTAAATGTAGAAAAAGGTGAAATAGTAGCTTTAATAGGTCCAAATGGAGCTGGAAAAACAACAGCTTTTAATGTAATTACAGGAGTTTATTCTCCTACAAATGGAGAAATTTCATTTAATGATAATTGTATAATAAGTAATTTTCCTAAAGGAAATATGAAAAAAAATTATAGAGGTGAAAATTTAGGAAAATATACAAAAACTATAGAATATACTCCAGATAAAATAACAAAACTAGGAATAGCTAGAACATTTCAAAATATTAGACTTTTTAAAAATTTAACAGTATTTGAAAATGTATTAATAGCTACTCATATGAGGTCAAAAGCTAATTTAGTTTCAGCCATTTTTAGATTAAATTATAAAGAAGAAAAGAAAAATAGAGAAGAAACTTTGAAACTTTTAGAAATAGTAGGATTATTAAGTGTAAAAGATGAAATAGCCAGTTCCTTACCTTATGGAAAACAAAGAAGATTAGAAATAGCTAGAGCTCTAGCTACAAAACCAGAACTTTTATTACTTGATGAACCAGCAGCTGGAATGAATCCACAAGAAACAAATGAATTGACCAAATTTATAAAAGATATAAAAGAAAAATTTGATTTAACAGTCTTTATGATAGAACACCATATGGATTTAGTAATGGAAATATCTGATAGAATATATGTTTTAGATTTTGGAAAATTAATAGCTTCAGGAACTCCTAAAGAAATTCAAAATAATAAAAGAGTAATAGAGGCATATTTGGGGGTAGAAAATGAATAA
- a CDS encoding branched-chain amino acid ABC transporter permease → MEKKLSNKIKNICTIILVILSIFILFLFDREIIGDAYLRRILNLSAIYAIISVSMNLVNGFTGLFSLGQAGFVAIGAFSVAVFTVPEKYIQSIFYIKPMAPWLVEMRLPFVVALLIGGLIAGILAFLIGYPILRLKSDYLAIATLGFSEIIRIVLTNMQTITNGALGINRIPPMRSMFIPFGIAVICIGMMVLLINSSYGRAFKAIREDNIAAESMGINLALHKNLSFAISAFFSAIAGGLYAALLTTVDPKQFYFTFTYNFLLIIVFGGIGSVTGSVIASFVVTYGLEWLRIFDEPLIIGGVTIPFFRAGLRMVIFSLLLMIIVLFFRKGLMGNKEFSWDGIYNFLLRIKISIKQKRYDKMRVYVRKPLKNKGGDK, encoded by the coding sequence ATGGAAAAAAAATTATCAAATAAGATAAAAAATATATGTACAATAATTTTAGTTATTTTAAGTATTTTTATATTATTTCTTTTTGATAGAGAAATAATAGGAGATGCTTATTTAAGAAGAATATTAAATTTATCAGCTATCTATGCAATAATAAGTGTATCTATGAATTTAGTTAATGGATTTACAGGATTATTTTCATTGGGACAAGCTGGATTTGTGGCTATTGGGGCTTTTAGTGTGGCTGTATTTACAGTTCCAGAAAAATATATACAATCTATATTTTATATAAAACCTATGGCGCCATGGTTAGTAGAAATGAGATTACCTTTTGTAGTAGCTTTACTTATTGGAGGCTTAATAGCTGGAATTTTGGCCTTTTTAATAGGATATCCTATTCTTAGATTAAAAAGTGATTATTTAGCTATAGCTACTTTAGGATTTTCAGAAATTATAAGAATAGTACTAACAAATATGCAAACTATAACAAATGGAGCTTTGGGAATAAATAGAATACCTCCTATGAGATCTATGTTCATACCTTTTGGAATAGCTGTAATTTGTATAGGAATGATGGTTTTATTAATAAATTCAAGTTATGGAAGAGCTTTTAAGGCTATAAGAGAGGATAATATAGCAGCAGAATCTATGGGAATAAATTTAGCTTTACATAAAAATTTATCTTTTGCCATAAGTGCCTTTTTTAGTGCCATAGCTGGGGGACTTTATGCTGCTTTACTTACTACAGTAGACCCAAAACAATTTTATTTCACTTTTACATATAATTTCTTATTAATAATTGTTTTTGGTGGAATAGGAAGTGTAACAGGTTCAGTAATAGCTTCATTTGTAGTAACTTATGGTTTAGAGTGGTTACGTATATTTGATGAACCGTTGATAATCGGTGGAGTCACAATACCGTTTTTTAGAGCTGGACTTAGAATGGTAATATTTTCATTATTATTAATGATAATAGTTTTATTTTTTAGAAAAGGACTTATGGGAAATAAAGAATTTTCATGGGATGGAATATATAATTTCTTGTTAAGAATAAAAATATCTATAAAACAAAAAAGATATGATAAGATGAGAGTTTATGTAAGAAAACCCTTAAAAAATAAGGGAGGGGATAAGTAA